One Phaseolus vulgaris cultivar G19833 chromosome 4, P. vulgaris v2.0, whole genome shotgun sequence DNA window includes the following coding sequences:
- the LOC137838138 gene encoding 2-oxoglutarate-Fe(II) type oxidoreductase hxnY-like encodes MGKQSTQFSALNCIDLSNSDINQSVHLLKQACLDSGFFYVVNHGISQEFMDEVFAQSKKFFSLPHQEKMKILRNEKHRGYTPVLDELLDPENQVRGDYKEGYYIGVEKAEDDPESKKPFYGQNKWPAPDVLPGWRETMEKFHRDTLEVGKSVAKIIALALDLDEKFFDQPKMFGEPIATLRLLHYGGQISEPSKGLYGAGAHTDYGLITLLATDDVAGLQICKNRDAKPQIWEDVAPLKGAFIVNLGDMLERWSNCIFKSTLHRVLGNGQERYSIAYFLEPSHDCLVECLPTCKSDSNPPKFPPILCQDYLTQRYEDTHADLKIYKKQQA; translated from the exons ATGGGAAAACAGAGCACACAATTCTCTGCCCTCAACTGCATCGACCTATCCAACTCTGACATCAACCAATCCGTTCATTTACTCAAACAg GCGTGTTTGGATTCGGGTTTTTTCTACGTTGTCAACCATGGAATAAGCCAGGAGTTCATGGACGAGGTTTTTGCACAGAGCAAGAAGTTTTTCTCTCTTCCTCACCAGGAAAAGATGAAGATTCTCAGGAATGAAAAGCACAGGGGATATACCCCTGTTCTTGATGAACTACTTGATCCTGAAAATCAAGTTCGTG GGGACTATAAAGAGGGGTACTATATTGGAGTTGAAAAAGCTGAAGATGACCCAGAATCGAAGAAGCCTTTCTATGGTCAGAATAAATGGCCCGCACCAG ATGTTTTGCCGGGGTGGAGGGAGACCATGGAAAAGTTCCATCGAGATACACT AGAAGTGGGGAAAAGTGTTGCAAAGATAATAGCCCTTGCACTTGATTTGGATGAAAAGTTTTTTGACCAGCCAAAAATGTTCGGAGAGCCAATTGCAACTCTGCGTTTGCTTCACTATGGAG GTCAAATCTCTGAACCCTCAAAAGGATTATATGGAGCTGGAGCTCACACTGACTATGGTTTAATTACACTGTTGGCAACAGATGATGTTGCAGGCCTTCAA ATATGCAAGAATAGGGATGCTAAACCTCAGATATGGGAGGATGTGGCACCATTGAAGGG AGCCTTCATTGTGAATCTTGGTGACATGCTGGAGCGCTGGAGCAACTGTATTTTTAA GTCCACACTGCACAGAGTTCTAGGAAATGGTCAAGAAAGATATTCT ATTGCATACTTCTTGGAGCCTAGTCATGATTGTCTAGTAGAGTGCTTGCCTACCTGCAAATCAGATAGTAATCCCCCCAA ATTTCCTCCCATCTTATGTCAGGACTACCTGACTCAGCGGTACGAGGACACTCATGCTGATTTGAAAATTTACAAGAAACAGCAAGCTTGA
- the LOC137838137 gene encoding NADP-dependent malic enzyme-like codes for MESILKPLRDGESVLDLSPRSTVSGGVEDVYGEDHATEDQLITPWNFSVASGYSLLRDPQYNKGLAFTEKERDAHYLRGLLPPTITSQQLQEKQLINNIRQYQVPLQKYIAMMELQEMNERLFYKLLVDNVEELLPIVYTPVVGEACQKYGSIFKRPQGLFISLKEKGKILEVLKNWPEKSIQVIVVTDGERILGLGDLGCQGMGIPVGKLALYTALGGVRPSACLPITIDVGTNNEKLLNDEFYIGLRQKRATGKEYSELLHEFMTAVKQNYGEKVLIQFEDFANHNAFELLAKYGTTHLVFNDDIQGTASVVLAGVVAALKLIGGSLADHTFLFLGAGEAGTGIAELIALEMSKRTKIPIEETRKKIWLVDSKGLIVSSRKDSLQHFKKPWAHEHEPVDSLLEAVKVIKPTVLVGSSGVGKTFTKEVIEALASINEKPLVMALSNPTSQAECTAEEAYQWSEGRAIFASGSPFDPIEYKGKVYYSGQANNAYIFPGFGLGLVISGAIRVHDDMLLAASEALAKLVTEENYKKGLIYPPFSDIRTISANIAADVAAKAYELGLATRLPRPQNLVKYAESCMYTPVYRNYR; via the exons ATGGAGAGCATTTTAAAGCCCCTGAGAGATGGTGAGTCAGTGCTTGATCTGAGTCCAAGATCAACCGTGAGTGGTGGTGTTGAAGATGTCTACGGTGAGGATCATGCCACTGAGGACCAACTTATCACCCCATGGAATTTCTCAGTTGCCAG TGGGTACTCTTTGCTTAGAGATCCACAGTATAACAAGGGGCTTGCTTTCACTGAGAAAGAGAGAGATGCACACTATTTGCGTGGACTATTACCTCCTACAATTACCTCCCAGCAACTTCAG GAGAAACAGTTGATAAACAATATTCGACAGTATCAGGTGCCATTGCAAAAGTACATAGCTATGATGGAACTTCAG GAGATGAATGAAAGGCTGTTTTACAAACTTCTAGTAGACAATGTTGAGGAACTGCTCCCAATTGTGTATACCCCTGTTGTTGGTGAGGCTTGCCAGAAATATGGGAGCATCTTCAAGCGTCCTCAGGGTCTTTTCATAAGTTTGAAAGAGAA GGGGAAGATCCTTGAGGTCTTGAAAAACTGGCCTGAGAAGAGTATTCAAGTTATTGTTGTAACTGATGGTGAACGAATTTTGGGACTTGGGGATCTTGGATGTCAG GGGATGGGAATTCCTGTTGGTAAATTGGCCTTGTACACAGCATTAGGAGGAGTTCGTCCATCAGCA TGTTTGCCTATTACCATTGATGTGGGAACAAACAATGAGAAACTACTGAATGATGAGTTCTACATTGGGCTTAGACAAAAGAGGGCCACTGGGAAG GAATATTCCGAACTTCTGCATGAGTTCATGACTGCTGTCAAGCAAAACTACGGAGAAAAAGTTCTTATACAG TTTGAAGATTTTGCAAACCACAACGCTTTTGAGTTGCTTGCAAAATATGGTACAACTCATCTTGTTTTCAATGATGATATTCAG GGGACTGCATCTGTTGTTCTTGCTGGGGTTGTGGCAGCCTTGAAGCTCATTGGTGGCTCTTTGGCTGACCACACATTCTTGTTCCTTGGTGCTGGAGAG GCAGGAACAGGAATTGCAGAACTTATAGCTCTTGAGATGTCAAAGCGG ACAAAGATACCTATAGAGGAGACTCGCAAGAAGATATGGCTTGTAGACTCAAAG GGTTTGATTGTTAGTTCAAGAAAGGATTCACTTCAACATTTCAAGAAGCCTTGGGCTCATGAACATGAGCCTGTTGACAGTCTCTTAGAAGCTGTTAAG GTAATCAAGCCTACAGTTTTGGTTGGATCATCAGGAGTGGGAAAAACATTTACAAAGGAAGTAATTGAGGCTTTGGCTTCTATCAATGAA AAACCTCTTGTTATGGCTCTCTCCAATCCAACATCACAAGCTGAGTGTACAGCCGAAGAAGCTTACCAATGGAGTGAG GGTCGTGCAATCTTTGCTAGTGGAAGTCCATTTGATCCTATAGAATACAAGGGCAAAGTGTACTATTCAGGCCAG GCCAACAATGCTTACATTTTTCCTGGCTTTGGTTTGGGGTTGGTAATCTCTGGAGCAATCCGAGTACATGATGATATGCTTCTGGCAGCAT CGGAAGCCTTGGCTAAACTAGTGACTGAGGAGAACTACAAAAAGGGGTTGATTTATCCACCATTCTCTGACATCAGAACAATTTCAGCTAACATAGCTGCAGATGTTGCTGCCAAGGCATATGAGCTAG GCTTGGCTACACGTCTTCCTCGTCCTCAGAATCTTGTGAAGTATGCTGAGAGTTGCATGTATACCCCTGTGTACCGAAACTATAGGTGA